Within Dysgonomonas sp. HDW5A, the genomic segment CATTACCTAATGTTATATATTTTTTGTCATCAGTACTATAACTGAATGTACATTTGTTTCCTTCGGTCATTTTTACCCGTAGATAAACGGTAGGCTCTTTTAACTTTACTGAAGCGTTTACCAATTCTTTAGTTCCTTTTTCCGCATTTATACATTCCGATTGAGACAACACGAAACCCTCGGCAGTATTTTCAAACGATAGCAAAGCATAATCCAATCCCATTACTACAAGCCCTGTTCTTTCACCCGCAAAACGGGGATCGGGTTTGAGGGTCAACTTCACGGTAGCCGTAAAGTCGGGTGCAGGAATCTTTTGCAAAAGTAGATTCGGAACATCCCATAAGCTTTTATAATCATCTGCAACAGGCACTGAATACAAACTCAAACAACCTTTCTCTTGATTGGCAAAATACCACCACGATAGAGGGTTACCGTGCCACTGCCATTGCAAACCTAATGTATTAGCCGAGAATTCGTCACTTTCGGCGGGGGTAGCTATCGGATATGTTTTACCTACATTGGGTTTCTTGTAAGTGAGTACGGGTTCGCCGCAACCGTCACCATCTTTATCAACTCCAATCACAGGCCAGTCATTTTTCCACACCATCGGTTGAAGATGAGTGATTCGCCCCACTGCTCCTACATCCTGAAAATGTATAAACCAATCTTCGCCCGTTTCGGTATCCACCCAAGCACCTTGGTGAGGTCCATTAATCGGAGTTTTACCCTGATCCATTACCACCTTACGTTCATAAGGGCCAAAAACATCTTTCGAACGCATAGCCAGTTGCCAACCTGTAGCAACGCCTCCTGCGGGAGCAAATATGTAATAATATCCGTTGCGTTTGTAGAATTTAGGTCCTTCGATAGTAGGATCAAGATCGTGTCCGTCATAAACAATACGCGACTCTCCTACCGCTTTCTTTCCATCGGGAGTAAGGCGTGTTACTGCCAAAAGACTCTTTATTCCTGCACGGCTTCCGGCATACGCATGAGCCAAATATACATCTCCATTGTCATCAAATAAAGGACAAGCATCGATCAGACCCTTTCCCTCTTTTACCATCACAAGAGGCTCCCAAGTTCCGGCAGGGTCTTTCGTTTTTGTCATGAATATCCCCTGATCGGGGTCTCCATAATAAATACAAAACTCCCCTTTATGATATCGAATGGCGGGAGCCCAAACTCCACCACCATGTTCTACCTTCGAAAAAATTGAGTCGGGGGCCAGTTTATCAATAGCATAACCAATAACAGTCCAGTTAACCAAATCTTTAGAATGAAGAATGGGTAATCCGGGTACACAATTGAAACTCGATGCCGTCATATAATAATCGTCCCCTACCCTGCAAACATCAGGATCGGAATAATCAGCATACAAAACCGGATTTTTATACATTCCGTTTCCCTGATCCGAAACCCATGTTTTTGAGATATTATTTTGAGCATTCATTCCTGACATTGCACAACACAGCAATAGTCCAAGTATGCTTTTTCTGATCATTTTCATTATTTTATTTCTTTGATTAAAGGTTTTACATTGTTCTCTTTCAATCCTTCGACGAATAAGGATGCCATTATTCGTGCGCCGGTTTCTTTGAAATGTGTATTATCTGTTTTTCCTTGGGGGAAGATTTTATTTTCCCCTGCTTCGATATGTAAGAATAGCGATGCCGATTGATCCTTTCCCAAATCGATAAGAAGTTCTTTGC encodes:
- a CDS encoding glycoside hydrolase 43 family protein, whose product is MKMIRKSILGLLLCCAMSGMNAQNNISKTWVSDQGNGMYKNPVLYADYSDPDVCRVGDDYYMTASSFNCVPGLPILHSKDLVNWTVIGYAIDKLAPDSIFSKVEHGGGVWAPAIRYHKGEFCIYYGDPDQGIFMTKTKDPAGTWEPLVMVKEGKGLIDACPLFDDNGDVYLAHAYAGSRAGIKSLLAVTRLTPDGKKAVGESRIVYDGHDLDPTIEGPKFYKRNGYYYIFAPAGGVATGWQLAMRSKDVFGPYERKVVMDQGKTPINGPHQGAWVDTETGEDWFIHFQDVGAVGRITHLQPMVWKNDWPVIGVDKDGDGCGEPVLTYKKPNVGKTYPIATPAESDEFSANTLGLQWQWHGNPLSWWYFANQEKGCLSLYSVPVADDYKSLWDVPNLLLQKIPAPDFTATVKLTLKPDPRFAGERTGLVVMGLDYALLSFENTAEGFVLSQSECINAEKGTKELVNASVKLKEPTVYLRVKMTEGNKCTFSYSTDDKKYITLGNEFKAKEGKWIGAKIGTFCSRPIPKNDGGRVDLDWFRLEK